caaagtcataattttttaatcaaatatatcttgtaataaagattttggcattgctgtctttaaaataataaataaacaacattttaaaaataatttattttatattatttttttttgtaatattgataaatgccaatgtggaaaaaattgaaaaagaatcatttaaaataataatcataatttaactAGTCATAAGCATTCCTACATTTTTactaacataatatatatttaaagaaaattatataattcatgaatattttataacctTAAGAATACAATACAGTAAAACTTTgtctctttaattaaaaaaattctttattctcTCTATTATTCTTTCTATTCTTTCTCATATAGTGTCTCAAAATTCTAATACtttgtttacaattaaattacttaaaattctttctataaaattcaatactaCTTTAGAAAgttgtatttcaaatataaaaaaaaactatatagtaaaaaaaatttgaaaagttcaGAAATGCCACAATTGAACATATCAATTTTCTACATAGACTGTTCCAGTtctcataatttaaaaattgcctTTAGTTTTTAATTCTCTTCGTATTAATAACACTTATTCTCATAACAAATAGAACCGGATTACAGATCAAATAGCGAGCGACTGTATTAGTTCTAACTatgataattgtttatttaatatgttaaaaacattataaacgGAACATTTTGACGTATTTAGTCCTCATCAGCCATTTGACTTGTTCAACATTAGCGTTCATTCTTCTAATTATAATCCACttcatgtattatattatatctctGTTATATTAGAAtaaactacattatacattttgtTAACATTCTAATCTAACATAAAAGTTATACATTTCCTTACTTTGAGAGTTCgcgtatttataatttacgctTATAAACCTCAAAaccttatttttataatttaatcttatattacATGGAATGACTAGAGTACTTCCATAATTGTGTAGTAAATGAAATACATAATTGGCaagtaaaattacttttgctCGATTTTGAACCAATGATGAtgtataaattaacaattttccaTTGTCAATACTGTCCCACTTTGCGGATGGACTTGAGGTATCATTGGTTTGTTCAGAGGATATGCTAGAACTAGATGTGCTAAATGTTTTCTGTTTGGAATGTACAGTATTTGAAGGTAATCTCTCTTCATCTTCTCTGTCATTCTCAGATTCTTCAGAGCAATTATCAGAATGATTATCCAGCTTCAACATTTTTGCTCTGTTTTCAGTTTCTTCTGTTTCTGATTCATACGATCTCTTTCTCAATGTAAAATTGTCCACACTTGGTGGTGGATTAAACTCAATTTCAAAGGCATGCTTGCCATAGAGCAACTCCAAGCGATCGTTATGTCTGGCCACAAATCTTACATCCTTTTGAGTTTTGAAGCCATTAAATCCACAGGCATGTGGACCGACTTGCTGAACCGTGACAATAGCCTTGGCATAGTTTGCACATAAACGAACTGTTGAAGatagattaatatatttatttataaattaaatagcataagtaaattatatcaaatattttttaatttctccaacatttttCCTTAACCATTTAAATCTTAATGTTTCCCTTAAGAGCCTTTCATTTAgcatttatttctcatttatttacttaaatccTTTACAAGATTAATTAAGACAAAGTTTTATGCTGAACTATTCACCATACTAAacaattgttctattattaatcTACCATTATTATGATTATCATATTTTAGCTAAAAATGCTTTTACTATACTTTTTCGGTAGCCacttgtattaatttaaaataaaattgcttaaGATTCTGAAACAGTTTTATCCTGTAAGATACACGTTCAAATTCTTGCtcaaattttgaacaattatttaaaattagtgcATCGAATAGATTGAATATATTCAACACTTCAGTATCTcaaataaatcaagaaattaTACTTAACCTCGATATAGATTTATCAGAATCTTTGATAAGATTAAGAGCAGTAAGAACGTGgattatttagtattattatttacattttctcaATGTTTTTTGCAACTTTCTTTTGCATAAACAAAGATAAGAGTTCAAGTGTTACGTATAGAGAACATGTATCTTCGATTTGCTTAATAACGAAAAAGAAGAATACGCAACCTTGTTGTCGCGAGCATTTCGTATCTGTAATGCCGGTTTCTGGCGAACGTCCTACGAAAATTGGAGTGGCATCTGGTAGATAAATATTCTTTGGAGTTGCTTCCAAGCTACGTATATAACAACTCTTGGCAGACGCGCTCATTGTGAGAGCAAAGCTATCGGAGCAATAGATTGCTAGAGGGAGACCCAGTAGTCACTCAGCGACGCGATTTCGCATGCGCGAATAAAGTCACATTGAAATTGAACACGTGCTGATTTCAGGCTCGtactacaaaattcatttagaaCTTGAATgtttctctatttctttcaaaattaaacatataagttaataatttatatgggCCGCAACATCATATATGCATgtattatacttaatattaacTGTACATGCAGAGATAGAAAActacaatatttacatatacatatgtagaaTATACTAAACAATGAGTCTTAATTTAAAAGAcaaatgatttttatgtgaaacaTTTTAACCACACCCACTcaagaatattctttaaatgtttttaatatttattatttaatatttattttacaattataaattgtacaatttacttgtaaaaatattttttttaatgtaatataaaaaacaaagtatttaaaatagtaaacaaagtatataagattaatttatacagtaatacgtaatattacatataatcaAGGAATTGTCAATGAACCAAGAATCGTGATTAcaatttaatcctttttttattttattgtactttgGGTAATTGTTTACATGCAATATTTCTTAAATGCGCATGTATGCCCATATTTTCACCTTCAAGTTACTATACATCATGAAACctattttataatagtataaacATAAGGTCGAAAGGCTTGTAAGCCACAGCTGTACATTCATTTCTACCAATTAAATCGTGATAGAAACTTGTACTACATATTACggagatatcaaaaaataatctcaCAGTGACGATCTCATtaaaagcaatataaaaatatgattgtttaGACGTATGTTACGCTCAGCATCACGGCGTTACAATACTtctatatcaataaataatgttttctgacatattttagatatttataaaacatttcaaaaatattatctgaTTATCTGATCTGAGTTAATGGAAGTGTCGTGTCTGTAACGTCTTGAAGAAAGATTTACACAAATTTGCTCCCTTCGTATACAAACATACAGTAACATTTATGTACTTGCCATTTTGTACACTCTACATACTGCATACATCTTTCTACATTATAAGTATACTGGGCACATTAAACGATTCGCTTTTacttataagaaatttaaataataatagattggTACGTAAAAATTCGCCAAAGTTTTGTCACGTTTCTCTATACTTCTGTACGTAAGACTGCTTCGCTACTTTGGCCAATTGATCATACATGCCTGGGCCAGTCTCCTTTACTAACGAAGTAAACTGACTATAGCTGTTTTTCAGTAATATGTGAGGATGGTCGTATTCCTGCAAAAAAGAAATCAGCATCGGAGTTATGATTCAATCATTATATTCATTTCTCGTTGATATTATCAACATGCAAGTCACAATTTTGTATAAGTGCATACCgagttaaaaatatctaataaacctaagaaatttaaaaaaaattacgtgttacaatatttttttaaaatttcgaatttttaaattaagaagatTTCTAATACGATAAAACCTGaactttcaaactttttcagattttataatctcttcgaaaatcataaaataagaaccaaaaaatttgtaaattcaaTCGTTAACTAAATTCTTACAGTTATCATATCTAAACGTTCTGGttgcataatatttaattttataataaacaaagaagtttattttcatcaaaatgtGCTTAATTAAAcatatcttattaattcaacaatcattgtttttttCCGTGCACAGTAAAATCATTGTTGTATCAAGAATTCATCACGAAATCAAATGAAATCATTCACGATTTAATGAGATCATAGTAATTTCTTCTAAAATGACTATAGAAGTCATTATATTGTAACAcgtattgtaacaaaaaaatattgtaacacgtaattttttttaaatttcttaggTTGATGTTATTTTGAACTCATTACAACTTTGTGTTCTATTTGGGAATTATAAGAAAGTAGCACTTACAATCAAGTAGCCCTTGTCCATAACCAGAACTTTATCGCTGTCCATTATAGTGTTCAATCGATGCGCCACAGTAAGCATCGTGCAGGTTGCAAATTTCTTTCTGATGGTCCGTTGAATCAACGCATCGGTATGCGGATCTACGTTCGCAGTTGCTTCGTCTAGCATCAATATACGATTGTTTCTCAGAATAGCTCTCGCTAAACATACCAACTGTCTTTGTCCAACGCTAAAGTTGCTGCCTCTGTTAAATACGCGGCTTTCCAAACCATCTCCACTGATAGCAACCGCGTCCTTCAGCTCAAcctgaaataattgaaaaaaacattatcaaCTAGTGCTCATAGAATGttcgtaaatatttaataatcttaagaCCATGTAACTTAAAATTGGATGCTTCTACATTTTGAGAATTCCTATGTTGGATCTCTGAATCTCAGGATTTCAAGATATGATGATCATTGGAGCTAAAACTTCAGTAAACACCAAATTACGGTTATAAAACtattagttgtaatttttcTCTCAACATTATAAGTAGTTTTGTAACTGTAACTTAGTGTTTGCTGAAACATTGGAACCGTAGGATCTTTGGACGCAGCATTACGCTGCCAATTAAGCACaggtttatttttagattagaAATCGTTCAAACCTCTTCAAGTGCCTCCCACAAATCCTTGTCGGAAAATTCGTTGAAAGGATCTAGATTACGTCTCAGTGTACCTGAGAACAAAACGGGATCCTGAGGGATGATGGATATTTTACGTCGTAAATCCTCCAAGGCGATAGTACCCGTATCCGCGCCATCAATCTCGATGATTCCCTCCACTTTTGCCAATCGGAACAGTGCTGCTATCAGCGACGACTTCCCGGCGCCTGTTCTTCCCACGACACCAACCTGTGTAACCGGTCcaattacttttaaaacattttaacaacaCAAGCATGCATTTACATGTGTAATCTTCTTTGTTTACAGTTtacataattctaaattttaacttctcaaaataaaactaaaaacacTTTATTAACCTTTCTTATCACAATTTGcttaaaatcgataaaaatttgtcataaaaaaataacaagaagAATTTTCCATTATCTTTCTGAAGAATCGAATAAATTAAGGTTCTTTTTccagaataattaatatttaatgttctgTATGAATCAACATTTATGttttcttcatttcttttctttgaaaaatctTGTAGACcataatatatagttataatatttatatacaattttttaaaaactaacaaTTATACAAATGCTTTCTGAAAATGTTAAAGGAAAGTTGTAAAGGTGAGAATTActcaatcatttttatataagtttaaaaaagaatgatgaaaattatgaaaaccgGAAAATAAAGGTGTGTATTAATCTTTTAagatcattttttttgtttctacttATTTGTctctaaaaattcttttgtaaaaaaattcttacttTTTCCCCGGGGTTGATCACTAAATTCAGACCATGGAGGACAGGCGGATCCTCGTCTGCGTAGCGCATGTAGACGTTCTTGAACTTGATACAACCTTCTTCAGGCCAATTTTTTGGAGCATTAGACGGCAGAGCCaagtttttattctttttcttcacATACACTCCTCGGTCTCTTATGTTCGGTTCTGTTGGAAGCTGAATGTATTCGAATACACGTTCCACTGCCATCAGCTGATTAACAACCTCTGCGCTCTGCCGCATCCCCCACTGAATCATTCCGGTCATTGCCATTATCTGAGTGATGGCTAAACCCACTTCGCCGCCAGAAAATGCTAGAAAATACgcataatattgtttaattctactacctagattttattttagatatatttttaacatttttaattgctaATGACCCATTATTTACTAATGGGTCAttagcaattaaatatttatattttgataataatcttTCTCCAAACATTccaaacacattaaaaaaagttattaagttatttaataattttattaaattgaagtttttaaaatttttttaaataattatgtattatataaagttgaaaaagttaatttaaaaagtttttaaaaattaataataaatctgtattttaaatatgtatattataattatttatctactTATTTATATACTGTATGATCtctaataaatgaatatttttcattaaaaatatactagtattttatattttctttaaatatatatttaaaaatgaaaactatTCGTAGATAAAATTTGGGAAAGATTCTTGGCTAAGAAGAATTGATACTTACATTGATTGAGCATCAAGAAGCTGAAGGTGACAAGAGAAGTCAAGATGAAACAGAACATATCCAAAGAGAATCCAAATGCAGTGCTGGTCACGGTATACATGAAAGTGGTAGATGTGTGTACATCTTGCAGTTTACCGAATTCCTGTTTGAGTATGTCTTGAGCACAGTACGCTCTAATGGTCATCAAACCGTTCAATGTAGCGTTTAAATGAGTGAATACTGGCGAGCGTGCTAGAATAGAAAAGAATATCTTGAATATCGTAAATGAACCATGTTGTCAGGAATTACATTTTTCACGTGAATGACAAACACtgtaacttttatattaattaagatCATACAatggagaaaaataaaaatataaattgagacactaaaatttaaaagtaaataagtaaaaaaatgtcaaaaataaaaaaaattatataaaaaataaaacatttttaattttatattattcaaagaGAGTTGGTGgtcaaatacatttaaataaatggtAAATGATAAGTATATAATgcgtaaaaaattatagtacaaaaaatattaaattattattatatatccatataatataataatataatataataatataatcaaaattttataaattttaaaaactaataataagtaaaaatgtaaacttaCCTATTCCTTCCAGTCGTTTGATATTCTTGCTAGTCTTGAGATACACCTTGCGGATCCAATAGAATATCCCACCGATAATGACGGTGGGTATCAGAAAGATGGGATTAACCACGCAGGTCACTACCAGCGACCCAAACATCAGCATGGTCATCTGGCCAGAGTCCAGGATCGCTTTAGGCAATAATTCGTCTACAGCACCCATGTCTTTCGAAAATCGATTGAGGATCCTGCCGCTCGGATTAGTATCAAAGAATCGCATTTCCGTACGAATTAACGCACTGAACATCATATCGTGCAGACGCTGGCTGCACATCATGCATGTCTTGTAAAAGACCAGCGATCTGGTGATGCCGATGATGAAAATGGCAAACACGATACCAGTGTAGATGTAGAGGTAATTAATCACCGTTGGATCTTCAATGGCAATATGATCATGTATGTTTGTCATGTTCATATAAATGTCGTCCGTTTGGTTCATGTTAAGATCTTTGGCTTGAAAGTTTTGtgcttcaataaaattaactctgaaaaaatttttaatcgaaaagaaaaattattaatcaataaataaagcGATTGAAAATGgcaacaataatttaaacatctttacttaatatttatgttaaatgtaCACGAGTGTGTAAAACTAATATAtagattaacattttttttttaattgataaatattacaaaaagtgtacaaaaatatttattaaaacaatataaataaaaaaaaacgaaattcatcaattgaattgtttgcaattttttaaattttataatattattattaaatgagaTTTAGTCTATCGATTGTAGAGgaataaaagtatcattaacttttcatacaatgtatttaattttcatcaaaattttctttttttcgtaaacataaaaatgatcatttttaagtTACGTTGTTATAACAAATGATATATGTAATacgatatatgtaataaataattatttacataggaaatgtttctttaattaattaaatggttTCCATACCATAGTAGCATACTCACAAGAAAGGCACAAAGTAGTCGCTGAAACTGACGATGGCTTGCGTAACAAGGAGCAAAAGCAGAACGATAAAAGCCATACATAAGTTGCCACCggttttgaagaatttgataaatatagaaCCTTTAACGATGCCACGCGATGTTGTCTCCAGACCGTCATTCAATTTTTTGGCATCTTCGTCTTCCTCTTCGTCGTCAGTGCCGCTGTTGACTTCTGGAGTTCGACTCTGTTGAAAACATTTTATCTTCAATGACCATTTTTGACTTCATTAATCAGTTTTCTTCGCGCACGCGCTTGTGTATCATTTggatatgttatttattattaataatattaaatacataaactgTGAaggattaatttatttgatataaattgtcTCTTACTTGAAGCTCTCTAATATTCCCTGAAGCTCTTTCTCAGCAAGGCATGATAATGAAATCGTCGTCGAAGCAACgtcaaaatgattatttttatatcgaatcGACGAGTCATTTCTCACtgcctcccccctctctctctctctctctttctctttttctgtaattttgtaTGTCTTTATAGCTTTACTTACTCTAATACTCAAAGAAGAAAACTGTCGTTGTATGTTTACACTCTTTTCTACGGACGAATCATCGATTGCTTCATTCTCAGTTGCCAGAAGTATGGAGTACTCAGGTCGATATTCCAATAAGTCTTGATaatgtgagaaatattttatttttccctGCTCGAGCAGTATAATGGCATCCACTCCCTTTATATACTGTAATTGATGCGTTGCCAAGATTCTCGTTTTACCAGCCAGGTATCTCTGAATGCACTCTTGAAACAGGTGCTTGCTGACATGTGCATCAACCTAGAATTTCAATCAAAAAGTCCATCAGAATTCAAAATGTAACGTCCTGCATTATTAATATTCATCTTGTTAAATCAACTCCcactttctattaaaaattactatttaaaaatagtgACAACTCGAGTGATAACCTATCTCCCCTATACCACACCTTAAAGAATGGGAGTAAAATGCTGACTTAATCGATGATTACTCACTGCGCTCAAAGGATCATCCAACAAAAAGATGTCTGACTGCCTGTACAGAGCTCTGGCCAAATTGACCCTGGCCTTCTGACCACCAGATAGTGAGCTGCCACGTTCACCCACAACAGTCTGATCACCTTGCGGGAACTGCTGAAAGTCGCGTATCAAGGCGCAAGCTTTGATCACCTTGTGGTACCGTTGGCGGTCGTAAGACTGTccaaaaagtatattttgtcGGACAGTGGCACCAAAGACCCAGGCTTCCTGGCTAGCGTAACTGACGCTACCGTTGACTTTTACTTGACCTTCCGTCAGGGTGATTTCTCCCAGAATCGCGGACAAGAACGAGCTCTTGCCGCTGCCCACCATACCAATCACCGCGTACAGCTTACCCTTTTCTAATTTCAGATTTAAATTTTCCAGAGTGTTCTCCGATTGTCTCTCCTCCCATTTAGCAGTAACGTTAATCATGTTGATATCCCAGTTCATATCATGTATGGATGATTGTTTCTTTTCTGTAAAGAAAGTGAAGTTTTATTCTGAACTAGACTTTTCGAGAATAAAAaggtattgaaaatattaaaacaatacacAATAGCCTTTTGTCAGCAGCATAGagcaaatatttgtaaaaattacttttttaagaatgatttataaaatactataataaacataataattttgaaaagaacattatttcattatatgtTTCTGCAAaccattcttttttataaaacaaaaattacttttaaatgccTTGAGTTAATCGTAAAAACGCATcgtatttttgttatataattatattctgttatgttaaattaatattattgtaaattaaattttttattattaagattaaCAAAATCATAGTGATGAATCAATAGTATAATCTGCATAAAGTAATTGTTGTAGGTAGTGTAAAGACGTTATTTCATGATacatatgtaacataaaaattatttggcaaTGATTATCAGACCGTTGtttttttgcaattgttattttCACCTGGATTTTCTTCACGTGACTCTAGCCGATTTTCCCCGACATCATCATCGATGTAAGGCAAATCCGGTTTCAAGACTCGCTTGAAATCCGAATTGGAGCAGTCGGAGCACGCCTTGGAGATAACTACGTTACTACCCCGGAATTCCTCTAGCATGAGAAAGCCTTGCAGCCTACGTATAGCCACCATGCATTCAGCCAATTCGGCAAAACCGCGCACAAACATGCCAGTCATGGTGTTCGCAAGAATGTTGAAGTAGGCTAAGACGATGAAGATCTTGTCGGCGGTCAGCTCGTCGTTGAATATTAATATGGAGATAAGAGTGCAGTAGAGCGCCATCCGAGTTGTGAAAAGATTGAAGGTCATGTAGATACCGCGGATGTACGAACTTTTAGTAATCACTCGAATTTCGAGCTTCCGCGCCAGCTCAACCATGGCGCAGAACGGCTTCTCCCATGCGTACATCTTGATCACCTGCACTCCAGAAATTATTTCATCCATCAGCCGAACCCGCTCGTCCGTCTTGAGAGCAGTCTGAAGACGGAACTTCGACGACAGCTTGCCGGTATAAGCTAAAATCGCAACAGTAGAAATTGGTGAACATTTGCAAAATGGCTCAGAAGTACCATCTCTTTGGCTAAAGTTATTATCTTCCCTGAagatagtatttttaatttatttttttataaatttcaaacaaGATTTTGTTATGCACGTTTGATTCTGCAAGACTTACATTGAATCGGTACGACTACAAAGATAGCAGCGACGCCGATGAGACCGGCGTAGCTGACCTCCCGATAGAGAATATAAGCCACAATCAAAGCTGAGATAGGTGCCGACCACATGAAATGAATAAGATAGGAGACGAGATCAAATCTATTGACATCGCTGGCTACTAGATTAACTACTTTGCCGGGTGCTGTCTCGCCCAGTGCGGTTTTGCTCAGACGGAGCGCCTGCGAgacaaaagagagagaatatctATTACATAATCTGAGAAACACCACATTGACGAATCATATCGCAGAGGAAatattcaagattttaatatGGACACGTTTATTTGAATCGAccacaacaaattaattttttaaaagattcaaaagtttttttattggggaaattaaaaaaaaattaaaatgatttctttattcttttgttttaagtctttctatttcttctcctataattttcttacttttttagTAGTGAAGATATGTTGACTTTGAAGAGCTCAGCGAAAGTGCGTGGTGAACGAGACTCCGCCACTTGCAGGGTCCTTCTTTCACACGACTTTGCATTCATTCTTTATCTCCTCTCCGTTATATGTTCGTCtggatttttttcaatactttacTTCTAGTGATCAACCTTTCTGTATACCACGGAGCAGACGGCCACGCGAACTTTGGCACCCATGTGGAAAGCACCAAAAATCGTCTGATTGCCACTTATCACGTAGATGCCAGTAGCGATGCAAATACCAGCTCCAAACCACAGAGCATTCTCATATGTCTCTACAGAATCCTTTCGAAAGTAGCGGAGGAGACCACCCAGCAACAACGGCATACTCAATCTGCAAAGTTTCACATGTTAACTTTTTATGTGTAACGTTGaccataattaattaataaatataatttattacaattactttaattacaattatagtgtaattataattacactgtaattgcaattaaagtaattacaattacaataattgTTGAGTGGCAATTACATTTACAATTACGacatattaatcaaagtccATATTATTggattatacatttaaattatgcaCAAAGTTAACTTTATTGGCCAaacgaaaaacaaaagttttgctagataaaggaattaaaatataagagatTTATAAGGATGATAGCGAGTACCTTATCACAAACTCGTTGAAAAACTGTATTATTCCGAGCATAGTGTACTCCCATTTGAATGTGTGGAAAATAGTCTTCAACAGACTTGGACTACGTTTCTTCCTTTTCGAGTTTTCCAGCTCGATATTCCATCGTCTGCAAGTATAACGATATGTTATAATCTctgttgtttttataaaaggGCAAAAGGAAGAAAATGCGCGAaagttcttcttcttcttcttttctttttctcatatAATTTTGATACTCACTTTTCTAATCGATCTCCGAGGAGTTTCGACCGATCGACTGTCAGAGGATCAAATAGATCTTCTATTTCTAAAGCTTTCCTATATCCCGTCTTGAATAAAGTAATTGTCCACCTGATTCGaagtaatttatatacaattagaTATCTtacacatacgaggtgtgttcaaaaagtatcgcgaattttgtgttttttcaaaaattatttatttattcatgaatatctattttgtccccttcaaagtaatccccatgagatattatacacttgtgccaacggtttttccaatcttcgaagcacttcaaaaaatcatttttttttatcttgttcagctcctccttcgatgccgtctttatctcgtcaagcgtagcgtaacgtcgtcctttcatgagcctcttcagtttagggaacaagaaaaagtcacagggggccagatctggggaatacggtggctgcggcatcattagtgtgttgtttttggccaaaaagtcgcgcacaagcaacgatgtgtgagcaggggcgttatcgtggtgcaaaagccaatttttgttcttccacaaatccgggcgtttctggcggattgcttcgcgcaaattgcgcataacttgcaggtaatattccttattgaccgttctaccctgtggcaagaactcatgatgcaccacgcccctgcaatcgaagaaaactgtcagcaaaactttcacattcgaccgaacttggcgcgcttttttcggtcttggttcgtgcggcggcttccattgagatgattgagctttggtttccacgtcataaccataaacccacgattcgtcaccagttatgaccctctggagcaaatttgggtcgtcgcggacagagtccaacatctcattagcaatgctcatgcgatgctgtttttggtcgcaattgagcaattttggtacgaatttcgcggcg
This genomic window from Solenopsis invicta isolate M01_SB chromosome 13, UNIL_Sinv_3.0, whole genome shotgun sequence contains:
- the LOC105201719 gene encoding probable multidrug resistance-associated protein lethal(2)03659 isoform X3 yields the protein MWSAPISALIVAYILYREVSYAGLIGVAAIFVVVPIQSYTGKLSSKFRLQTALKTDERVRLMDEIISGVQVIKMYAWEKPFCAMVELARKLEIRVITKSSYIRGIYMTFNLFTTRMALYCTLISILIFNDELTADKIFIVLAYFNILANTMTGMFVRGFAELAECMVAIRRLQGFLMLEEFRGSNVVISKACSDCSNSDFKRVLKPDLPYIDDDVGENRLESREENPEKKQSSIHDMNWDINMINVTAKWEERQSENTLENLNLKLEKGKLYAVIGMVGSGKSSFLSAILGEITLTEGQVKVNGSVSYASQEAWVFGATVRQNILFGQSYDRQRYHKVIKACALIRDFQQFPQGDQTVVGERGSSLSGGQKARVNLARALYRQSDIFLLDDPLSAVDAHVSKHLFQECIQRYLAGKTRILATHQLQYIKGVDAIILLEQGKIKYFSHYQDLLEYRPEYSILLATENEAIDDSSVEKSVNIQRQFSSLSIRSRTPEVNSGTDDEEEDEDAKKLNDGLETTSRGIVKGSIFIKFFKTGGNLCMAFIVLLLLLVTQAIVSFSDYFVPFLVNFIEAQNFQAKDLNMNQTDDIYMNMTNIHDHIAIEDPTVINYLYIYTGIVFAIFIIGITRSLVFYKTCMMCSQRLHDMMFSALIRTEMRFFDTNPSGRILNRFSKDMGAVDELLPKAILDSGQMTMLMFGSLVVTCVVNPIFLIPTVIIGGIFYWIRKVYLKTSKNIKRLEGIARSPVFTHLNATLNGLMTIRAYCAQDILKQEFGKLQDVHTSTTFMYTVTSTAFGFSLDMFCFILTSLVTFSFLMLNQSFSGGEVGLAITQIMAMTGMIQWGMRQSAEVVNQLMAVERVFEYIQLPTEPNIRDRGVYVKKKNKNLALPSNAPKNWPEEGCIKFKNVYMRYADEDPPVLHGLNLVINPGEKVGVVGRTGAGKSSLIAALFRLAKVEGIIEIDGADTGTIALEDLRRKISIIPQDPVLFSGTLRRNLDPFNEFSDKDLWEALEEVELKDAVAISGDGLESRVFNRGSNFSVGQRQLVCLARAILRNNRILMLDEATANVDPHTDALIQRTIRKKFATCTMLTVAHRLNTIMDSDKVLVMDKGYLIEYDHPHILLKNSYSQFTSLVKETGPGMYDQLAKVAKQSYVQKYRET
- the LOC105201719 gene encoding probable multidrug resistance-associated protein lethal(2)03659 isoform X2, whose product is MLGIIQFFNEFVIRLSMPLLLGGLLRYFRKDSVETYENALWFGAGICIATGIYVISGNQTIFGAFHMGAKVRVAVCSVVYRKALRLSKTALGETAPGKVVNLVASDVNRFDLVSYLIHFMWSAPISALIVAYILYREVSYAGLIGVAAIFVVVPIQSYTGKLSSKFRLQTALKTDERVRLMDEIISGVQVIKMYAWEKPFCAMVELARKLEIRVITKSSYIRGIYMTFNLFTTRMALYCTLISILIFNDELTADKIFIVLAYFNILANTMTGMFVRGFAELAECMVAIRRLQGFLMLEEFRGSNVVISKACSDCSNSDFKRVLKPDLPYIDDDVGENRLESREENPEKKQSSIHDMNWDINMINVTAKWEERQSENTLENLNLKLEKGKLYAVIGMVGSGKSSFLSAILGEITLTEGQVKVNGSVSYASQEAWVFGATVRQNILFGQSYDRQRYHKVIKACALIRDFQQFPQGDQTVVGERGSSLSGGQKARVNLARALYRQSDIFLLDDPLSAVDAHVSKHLFQECIQRYLAGKTRILATHQLQYIKGVDAIILLEQGKIKYFSHYQDLLEYRPEYSILLATENEAIDDSSVEKSVNIQRQFSSLSIRSRTPEVNSGTDDEEEDEDAKKLNDGLETTSRGIVKGSIFIKFFKTGGNLCMAFIVLLLLLVTQAIVSFSDYFVPFLVNFIEAQNFQAKDLNMNQTDDIYMNMTNIHDHIAIEDPTVINYLYIYTGIVFAIFIIGITRSLVFYKTCMMCSQRLHDMMFSALIRTEMRFFDTNPSGRILNRFSKDMGAVDELLPKAILDSGQMTMLMFGSLVVTCVVNPIFLIPTVIIGGIFYWIRKVYLKTSKNIKRLEGIARSPVFTHLNATLNGLMTIRAYCAQDILKQEFGKLQDVHTSTTFMYTVTSTAFGFSLDMFCFILTSLVTFSFLMLNQSFSGGEVGLAITQIMAMTGMIQWGMRQSAEVVNQLMAVERVFEYIQLPTEPNIRDRGVYVKKKNKNLALPSNAPKNWPEEGCIKFKNVYMRYADEDPPVLHGLNLVINPGEKVGVVGRTGAGKSSLIAALFRLAKVEGIIEIDGADTGTIALEDLRRKISIIPQDPVLFSGTLRRNLDPFNEFSDKDLWEALEEVELKDAVAISGDGLESRVFNRGSNFSVGQRQLVCLARAILRNNRILMLDEATANVDPHTDALIQRTIRKKFATCTMLTVAHRLNTIMDSDKVLVMDKGYLIEYDHPHILLKNSYSQFTSLVKETGPGMYDQLAKVAKQSYVQKYRET